A single genomic interval of Gemmatimonadota bacterium harbors:
- a CDS encoding transposase yields the protein MSGPIDLAHFDARFRNDATGASAYPPAVLLQVIHCAYAQGIVSSRAIERLCQDHVTFIALCGDQGPGPHHPRPLH from the coding sequence TTGTCGGGCCCGATCGACCTCGCCCACTTCGACGCCCGCTTCCGCAACGATGCCACGGGGGCCTCGGCCTATCCGCCGGCGGTGCTCCTCCAGGTCATACACTGCGCGTATGCCCAAGGCATCGTCAGCAGTCGCGCGATCGAGCGGCTGTGCCAGGACCATGTCACCTTCATCGCCCTGTGCGGCGACCAGGGCCCCGGACCACACCACCCTCGCCCGCTTCATTAG